The proteins below come from a single Mya arenaria isolate MELC-2E11 chromosome 6, ASM2691426v1 genomic window:
- the LOC128238527 gene encoding uncharacterized protein LOC128238527: MMTAKAHVKANVTLEMKVMSEYFNTLIPGPAINSKFKCTGICEQKMQSLKLKRIFTTVMVQDQKDYMNTQLIPTHMACIVIGPDIYYRKCGGQCNLPDRYNRYCLPDVTVKIKVWVFCPNVSPGCHKVDFDVPISCSCKKIECNKGYDINKEWDARQGAVNPGNPIGVAIGLTG; this comes from the exons ATGATGACTGCAAAAGCGCACGTAAAAGCAAACGTTACATTGGAGATGAAGGTCATGTCGGAATACTTCAATACACTTATACCGGGACCGGCAATAAA CTCCAAATTCAAATGTACAGGCATTTGTGAACAAAAAATGCAGAGTCTGAAGTTGAAGAGGATTTTTACAACAGTTATGGTGCAAGATCAGAAGGACTACATGAATACACAACTTATACCAACACATATGGCGTGCATTGTGATTGGACCTGATATATACTACCGCAAATGCGG TGGTCAATGTAATCTTCCCGATCGATATAACCGCTACTGTCTGCCGGATGTGACGGTGAAAATCAAGGTCTGGGTGTTCTGTCCAAATGTGAGTCCAGGGTGTCACAAAGTAGACTTTGACGTCCCTATCTCGTGTAGCTGTAAAAAAATCGAATGTAACAAAGGTTATGACATCAATAAAGAATGGGATGCCCGACAAGGCGCAGTTAATCCGGGAAATCCCATTGGGGTCGCCATAGGACTGACTGGATGA